The segment GGCGGCTTCAAATATTCATATAGACTGACATGTAACAAACACCTAACTGGCAGTAAATGTCAACACTACAGTCCCTAGATCAGGTAGAAAAAATGAGCCCTGTTCAGAGTTTGTGAATAGAATTGCAGAGGGTACAGAGTTTCATTTgccttgtgtttcttgttttatGCATTGATGTTGAGCTCTATCAGTATTTTACAGGGTAAATAAGTACATTAAGCAATTAGTGGTGAACATAATTATTCTGTCAGCTAATTTTTAGCAAATTGTGTATAAGTAAAATATGGGCTTTCACTTACAGTTCAATAAAGCGTATTTTAGAGCAGCATATGGAGTCTGTGGGGACACGCTAATAACTGTAGACACCACCACCCTCTAGTGGTTGATTTACAATAAGACAAGTAATAAATGCATACATGGGGAATTAAATTCACCATGGACTACTGGTGTCCTTAATAAAaggggaaaacataaaaataaaaatggaactTTATATAATCCtttgtcaagattttttttttttttttttttttctgtgaacacACCACTGACTATTATCCGGTTGATGCTGAGGTCAGTAAAATTTAGGCCACCATCAGTATGCGCATATAatggtttatttgtttatctgatTATTTATTATAACCTATTTTCCAATTACtgcaacagacagacaaactaaTGAACTCATAATAGATACTCTCAAGCATGGTGTGAAACACACCATAAACAACACTACCATCTAGTGGTTGATTCACAAAATGTTGCTGGCGTCTGCAGCCTCTGCAGTTAGATTCACTCTAATTAAAAAGCACTGAGCTGACTTGTGCAGAAGACTGGTCATGATTAGTGCCAGTAAAGTAATTGTCTTTATGAGCTAGCTGGTGACAGAGACACTGCCTTCATATGATTTATACCAATGTGAAAATGCAGCTGAAATCTGAGTAGCTCTTCATGCATTAGTACGTAACACAAGCTGCCACACTGACCAGGTAAAACTGGTATAATTACCACCTTTTGCAACATGCTGTGATCTTTAATATTTGTATAAACCAGGAGACTGGCCACTTTAGATGGCAGGTTCAGTGTACGATCTTATGTCAGCCAGCATGTATAGCAGAAAAACTCCACTAAGACCAACTACAAACTTTGGACCTGACATATTTATAGAGTTTGGCTTTCAAAGATGAAATTCTTCAGTGGTGCAACAAATGCAAACATCTTAGTGCAGGAGGTGTTTGGTTCCCAAAATGAGAAATTTTAAAGAGATGCAGAGAATGTTTCCACACAAAGGTAGAAATGCAGATTGAGATCTCTTCATTTCCCTTCAGTATAACGTGCCTCACAACCAGCCACAGCAGTTAGGGTGACTAGAATTTGATTGTACggcctatctctctctctctctctctctctctctctcaaaagtAATCACaagattttattcatttcatcttcattttcatcaGTGGTACACTTTCTGTGGGTAAGGCTAGGGTAATATATATTCTTTATGTATCTATGCATACATgtatgaaacatttattaaacaaacatataaaatgAGCAGCCAAGCATTCCACTGTTGACATGATATATTTGCATGCTTAAAGAGGAAGTCTATATAGATACATTGCATGAATCACATAGGGCAGAACTTTCTAagggttgaaactttcaggtTGCAGCTCCAGCCACAACCAATCATGTCATCATGAGATGTCACAGCTGGTAGTCGATGATGGTGACATTTGGAGTTATGCCTGATGGTTTTCATGACTCTTTCTTAAAAGGGCGTTTAACTCTATGTTCTTCAGTGTTACTAGATTTACATAATTCTATATATTGTTGAAACCTGACATGCTTTAGTTTCTTGCAAAAAAAGTAATACAGCTGTGAATGATCAGTAtcacttttatttgtttgtttgtctatttgCTTACTTGCTTAGACTCAAAAGATTTCTTTGTGGTCCAGCATCCCTCTGCTCAGTACCAGCACACTGTCAGAGGGTTACGATCTATGTCCTCACTCTGTCCAATGTTAAAATAAGCTGACACTGGCAGGGACATGAGACTTGAGCTCAGAGTATGAACATGTTTCATCTTGTCTGCATCGTAGAAGGAAAGCTCCTTGGAGGAGCAGTTTAGGTAAATCCCAATCTTTCGAGGTCTATATGTAAATGTTAGCTCTGTTAGTGAAGACTGATTGAAGATGACATATTTTTGGCCATCATACTTGAGGAAATGACTTTTCACCCCTAATTCCCAGTAATTCCTCAGTCCAACCTCTGTCTCCCAGTAATGCTGCCCTGAGCTGAACTCATTAACACTGAATGCATGATTTGTCTTGAAAGCAAAAGAGTTATCATGCCACCCACTAAATGATGAACCACCAAATGTTTGTGGCCTATGGGTAGAGCCAAGTCCAGAAGGTTTCGATGCATCTGTAGAGCCGAATTCAAAAAAGCTCCTGGTTTGGGCGGAGCCAAAGGAAGTggttttaaatgtattattgaTTGTGTGATACATGTCATCTTCTTGAGAAAAAGTACATTCTTGGGCAAGACGTAATATTGCTGAAAAGTCCATTTGATCAAAGCTAGATTGTTGGTtagagctgaaatcaacaaagtCTCTGGCTCTGGTAGAGCCAAATGATAGACCTGATTGAGATTGGCCTCTTTTGGGAGCACAAAGCAAACTGCGTCTGTCATCAGACACAGTTACAtctgtattttctcttttcagtgAGAGCAGCTCTGCCCGGGGCTTGACCACCTGAAGCATCTCCTTCCACACAAAGAACTGCAGGTGACTTTCATAAGGACCCAAACTCAGAGAAGTGCGGACCACCTGCAGATCATTTGCTCTGGGCCTGAACAAACACTCTGGAGTCAGCATGTTGTTCACTTCAGTCCAGCTCTGCAAGAACTTCACTGAGTCACAAATTTCCATAGCTGCTGTCATCTTCACCTGCAGCTCTCTACTCTCAGACAAAGCCAGGTCCATCGCCTGTAACTTCTCAGTCATCTCCtctacagcctctctctctttctcctttagTTCATTCTttatctcctcttctctctgtctcagaaaCTGATGCATCTCCTCAAACTGGCTGCTGATTTGGGTCATCAGCTGCTGGGACATCACAtgggtttttgttatttcttctctctgcaTATTGGCTAAGCTCTCTATGGCATTGATGTCATCAGGAAGGTGCCGCATGCCCTTCTCCAGCTCCCGCCTCAGAGATGTAGCTGCTTCTCTGATTGGTTTAAATTTGTGTCCATCATGCTTCTCCCCATCTCGGCATATAACGCAGGCTAATTGTTGATCTGTTTCACAAATTAGTTTCAGCTTTTCTTCATGCTCAGGGCACAACGATTCAGAAACCTTTcaaaaaacaatgcatcagTCActaaataacagtaataaaaaatagcaatgacaaaatgtaaaaagaagaGGTAAAGAAGAAGAATGCTTAAAGTCTTAAAGCCTGCTTAAAAATACATTGCCACTTGCATATGAGCAGATACAAAGCTGACAttacatcaaaaaataaataaatgaatgaataaaacttACCCCTGTGGTCCCATCTCCCTGttctctctttatcttctcAGCTTCTTTAGCTTTGTCAGCAAGGCTTTTCAGAATGTGGTTGGTTGGGAGATATTTCTCCTCTTTTGGAACAGTTGTCCGACACTGTGGACACTGGTCCTTTATGCTCAGAGAGTTTGTGATACATTCTCTGCAGAAAGAGTGGCCACAGAGAAGGCTCACCGGATCAGTGAAGATAGTCAGACAGATAGAACAAGTCAAATCCTCCATGTAAGAAGCAGAAGCCATGGCTGCTCTCTCGTTCTCCTGTCTCTGCCAGACTGACTTAGCAAATCTGAGGCATCACTTTCCAGGAAAAGCCACTCCCTTTTGTTATGAGATAGGTCACTGAGCTTCATCAGATTTCAGTTCCACCTTCTCTTAGCACCAGGATGATTACTTGAAAATAAAAGCTTGATTTTCCCAATCACAGTTAACTTGACTGcatcaaactgtaaaaaatatagT is part of the Myripristis murdjan chromosome 7, fMyrMur1.1, whole genome shotgun sequence genome and harbors:
- the LOC115361436 gene encoding nuclear factor 7, brain-like, with the protein product MASASYMEDLTCSICLTIFTDPVSLLCGHSFCRECITNSLSIKDQCPQCRTTVPKEEKYLPTNHILKSLADKAKEAEKIKREQGDGTTGVSESLCPEHEEKLKLICETDQQLACVICRDGEKHDGHKFKPIREAATSLRRELEKGMRHLPDDINAIESLANMQREEITKTHVMSQQLMTQISSQFEEMHQFLRQREEEIKNELKEKEREAVEEMTEKLQAMDLALSESRELQVKMTAAMEICDSVKFLQSWTEVNNMLTPECLFRPRANDLQVVRTSLSLGPYESHLQFFVWKEMLQVVKPRAELLSLKRENTDVTVSDDRRSLLCAPKRGQSQSVSAYFNIGQSEDIDRNPLTVCWY